The window GAATGCGAAGCTCGAAGGATGGGACCGGACGCGCGAGCCGATAATCACGGAATGGCAGCGGATGGAGCTTTCGGACGCCGACTACGGACGAGCCGAGCGAGCCTTTAACGAACAGAGCCTGTTTATGGCGCTACAGAACCGCGACTTCCTCAAGCGGACTGCGGCAGGAGGACGAGAGCGCCAGGAGAACAACTAACACTTTGCGAGCGGCGGCGTGGAAGGCCACGCAGGCAAGAAAAGATCGGGTGTGACTAGCTAGCCCGTGACGCCTCCTAGTTAAGCAGGTTTCGAGTCCGGCCCGCTCGCACCTTTTCAACATCAAAACAATGAGCACAACCAACGAACTCGCCTTGTCGCAGGAGAACGCGGTAGCCGCGCCTGCATCTAACCCTTTCGGAACCGCAATCGCTCATCGCGAATCGCAAACTACGCTTGGCGATGTTGAGCAGTCACGAGCTATTGCCGAGGTTCAATCGGCTATGGTGATCGCTAAGCGGTTTCCGCGTGACCAGAAAACCGCATTTGATGCGATCATGAACGCCTGCGACCGTCCGACGCTGGCAAACTCGGCCCTGTATTCTTACTCTCGCGGAGGGTCTGACATCACTGGGCCTTCCATCAGGCTTGCCGAAGCTTTGGCGCAGAACTGGGGGAACATTCAATTTGGAATCCGTGAGCTTGAGCAACGCGGTGGGGAATCGACCGTCGAGGCGTTCGCGTGGGACATCGAGACGAACACCCGGCAAGTGAAGGTGTTTCAGGTCAAGCACGAGCGCCACACGAGGCAAGGGGTGAAGCGTCTAACAGATCCTCGCGACATCTATGAACTCGCGGCAAATCAAGGTGCTCGTCGTCTCCGCGCCTGCATCCTCGGTGTGATCCCTGGGGACGTGACTGAGGCGGCGGTTGCTCGGTGCGAACAGACCATGAGCGCCAATGCGGATTGCAGCCCGGCGGCGATGAAAAAGATGGTCGATGCGTTCGGCGAGTACAAAGTCACAAAGGAGCAAATCGAGAAACGAATCCAGCGCCGTCTTGAGGCAATCCAGCCCGCGCAGGTCGTCCAGTTGAAGAAGATCTATGCGTCGATCCGCGACGGCATGAGCACGGCAGCGGATTGGTTTGAGATTGCCAAACCATCAGCGGTGGCAACGGAAAATCCGATCAATCCTTTCCCCGAGACGAAGGAATGACGATTTACGACCAGATCGAGCAGGGCAGCGACGAGTGGAAAGAGTTGCGCAAAGGCAAGCCTACCGCGTCGAGCTTCTCAAAGATCATCACGGCGGCGAAGGGCGAGCTTTCGAAGTCGGTTGATGGCTACATTAACAAGCTCATCGCGGAATGCTTTTGCCCCGAGTGGGAGGACTGGCAGGGGAACTTTTTCACCGAGCGCGGGAAGGCTTACGAAGACGAGGCGCGAGAAGCGTTCCGCCAGTTTTCCGGACACGACGTGCGTAAGGTTGGGTTTTGTCTGTCTAACGATGGCGTAAGCGGGTGCTCGCCTGACTCGCTTATCTATTGCGACGGCAACCCGGTTGCAGGGCTGGAAATCAAATGCCCAGCCCCGGAAACCCATGTGGGTTACATCCGCGCCGGGGTGCTGCCAGACGATTATAAGCAGCAGGTGCATGGATCGCTGGCGGTGACTGGCCTGTCAGAGTGGCACTTTTGGAGCTACTTCCCCGGAACTCAACCTTTCCACGTTGTTGTAAGACCGGACGAGTACACGGCCAAACTCGCCGCCGCGCTGGAGAAATTTGTCGAGCTTTACAAGGCCGAGTACAGCGCCGCGCTCCCGAAGATCATTAAGAACTAAATTTTATGGCATCCACAAGAACACACGAAGTAAAAGCCACGGTCGGCGAGTATACCGACCAGAGCGGCGCGAAGAAGAAACGGTACATCACGGTTGGAGCCGCCTTCACGGACGACCAGGGGCGAGTGTCTATCAAACTCGAATCCGTTCCGGTCAGCCCTGAGTGGTCTGGATGGCTTTCGCTCTACCCGGTTGAGCGCAACGGCAACGGCCAGCAGCGCCAATCCCCGCCGCGCACACCTAAGCCCGCCCCGCTGGATGATGACGAAGACGACATTCCTTTTTGACCTATGAGCACTGCAATAACACTCACGACAACAGAACTGGAATCCTATCGCACTTTCTTCATTGGAAGAACCGACATCGACGGGCTTTTGATTATTCGAGGTATCGACGCGGAACTCTACGAAAGGAACGCAACACGCTCAGAGCAAGAAAAAATGGAGGAGGAAATTAGGCGAAACCGTGAGTTTAACCAAATGAAAGAAAGGCTCGCGGAAGCAAATGAGCGTCTCGAAGAGATCAGCGATCTCGCGAACAAGGTCTAAACCCAAAGACGACCGGAGCGAAATGGAGCGAGACCTAATCAACCTGTACGGGAGCGACGCAAAGGCAATGAACGCGCTGGACGGCATTGTGTCTGACGAGGCCGTGACGCTACGGGACGTTGCAGACTGCGACCTCGTGCGGGCCTGGAACTGGAGCAGATCGAAACTGTGAACTATTACAATGAGTTTGACCCTAAAGCAGCCGCTTGGCTCCGAGAGCTTATTTCAGCAAGACTTATTCCCTTTGGCGACGTTGACGAGCGATCTATCTGCGACGTTCGGCCCGAAGACTTGCGAGGATACACTCAGTGCCACTTCTTCGCCGGGATTGGCGGATGGAGCCGAGCCTTGCAACTTGCAGGATGGCCAGAAGATCGTCCTGTATGGACCGGGAGCTGTCCATGCCAGCCATTCAGCGCCGCTGGAAAGCAACTCGGGACAGCAGACGCGCGGCATCTCTGGCCCGTCTTCTTCCGACTCATCGCCGAGTTCCGACCTACAACGTGCTTTGGCGAACAGGTTGCGAGCCGCCTTGGACGTGAATGGCTCGCCGGAGTACGTGCTGACCTGGAAGGAGTGGCCTATGAAGTCGGGTCCGCCGATTTGTGCGCTGCGGGCGTCAGTGCGCCGCACATCCGCCAGCGTCTTTGGTGGGTGGCTTACTCCAAAAGGATCGGATGCTCAAGGAGGGTGGCAGGGGAAGGATTTGCGGACGACTCCGGGAGGAGGACTCAGAAAGTTGATAGATCAAGCGATGATTGCCGGCTGGCTTACTCCATCAGCGAACGAGGATGCGGCGGGGAATTGGGGAACTGGAATGCAGGCGATGCTGGGAAGTCAAGTGAAGTTGGTTTCTGGGACAACGCAATCTGGCACCAATGCCGAGACGGGAAAGCGCGGCGGATTAGTCCTCAACCCGAGATTTTCCCTCTGGCTCATGGGCTACCCGGAAGAGTGGGCGTCCTGCGGGGAAGCGGCAATGCAATCGTTCCGCAAGAGGCCGCGGTCTTCATCAAATCGGCAGCGGAAGCAATCGGAGGATAGCAATGGGGTGGCCTAAAGAGGTGCTGCAAATGCCGTTGGTTCTGGATGCTTGCTGCGGATCGCGCATGTTCTGGTTCAATCCGGCTGATGATCGGGCGGTGTTTGTCGATAAGCGCCGGGAGACTCATCACTTAAAGGACGCTTCGAGCAAGTGGGGCGGTCGAACGCTGGTTGTTGATCCTGACATCCAAGCTGACTTCACTGCACTACCGTTTGACTCTGAGAGTTTCGCGCTGGTCGTCTTTGATCCTCCGCACCTTCACCGGATTGGGAAAACTAGTTGGATGGCCCGGAAATATGGAAAGCTTGAGGGGGAATGGCGCGAGGCCCTGCGCAAAGGATTTGCGGAGTGCTTCCGAGTTCTCAAACCTGATGGAACGCTGATTTTCAAATGGAACGAACATCAGGTTCCAGTTTCGCAAATCTTGGCGCTTACACCGGAGCGGCCGCTTTTCGGAAACCGATGCGGTAAGCAGCAAAAGTCACACTGGATCGTTTTTATGAAAGGAGCCGAATCCAATGGGTAACTACCCGTCAATATTGCACATGCAGAACGTGGCAAAGTGCTTGTCAGAAAAAGACCGGAAGGCGCTGAAAGTCCAGACTCGGGAGGAGGCTGAGCTTGCGTACGTGGCGAAGAGCGAGAAGGAACTGCAACGCAAGATAGAATCTCTCCTTAACCGTCGCGGCTATCGTCCTATCCGGCAGCGGATGGACCGAAAAAGCAACATAGCGGAGGGGATGCCTGACATTCAATTCTCGTGCTACGGGCAAGCGGTCTACTGGGAAATCAAGCTCCCTGGACGAAATCCCGACCCAGCGCAGAAAGAG of the Terrimicrobium sacchariphilum genome contains:
- a CDS encoding lambda exonuclease family protein — its product is MTIYDQIEQGSDEWKELRKGKPTASSFSKIITAAKGELSKSVDGYINKLIAECFCPEWEDWQGNFFTERGKAYEDEAREAFRQFSGHDVRKVGFCLSNDGVSGCSPDSLIYCDGNPVAGLEIKCPAPETHVGYIRAGVLPDDYKQQVHGSLAVTGLSEWHFWSYFPGTQPFHVVVRPDEYTAKLAAALEKFVELYKAEYSAALPKIIKN
- a CDS encoding DNA cytosine methyltransferase; the encoded protein is MNYYNEFDPKAAAWLRELISARLIPFGDVDERSICDVRPEDLRGYTQCHFFAGIGGWSRALQLAGWPEDRPVWTGSCPCQPFSAAGKQLGTADARHLWPVFFRLIAEFRPTTCFGEQVASRLGREWLAGVRADLEGVAYEVGSADLCAAGVSAPHIRQRLWWVAYSKRIGCSRRVAGEGFADDSGRRTQKVDRSSDDCRLAYSISERGCGGELGNWNAGDAGKSSEVGFWDNAIWHQCRDGKARRISPQPEIFPLAHGLPGRVGVLRGSGNAIVPQEAAVFIKSAAEAIGG
- a CDS encoding class I SAM-dependent methyltransferase, whose translation is MGWPKEVLQMPLVLDACCGSRMFWFNPADDRAVFVDKRRETHHLKDASSKWGGRTLVVDPDIQADFTALPFDSESFALVVFDPPHLHRIGKTSWMARKYGKLEGEWREALRKGFAECFRVLKPDGTLIFKWNEHQVPVSQILALTPERPLFGNRCGKQQKSHWIVFMKGAESNG